In the genome of Achromobacter sp. MFA1 R4, the window CTTCCATCAAGGCGTGCGCCCGCAATAGACGACGCCACGCAGGCGTTTTCAAGTCGCCCATGATCCTGGCCAGCGCACTTTGCTTCTCGAAGAGCTGCTCGTGGTAGCGAAAGTACACATCCAGGAAGCCGAGCATGTCTTCGTTGTTTTCGAAGCCCCGCGAGAACGCATCCTCGGTGTGCTTTTGAACGTAGGTCAGCATCGTCGCTTCGTCGATGCCATCAAGCGCGGCAATGCCGCTGGCCAGCAAACGGCGCACGAACTGCATGTTGCGGTACTGAGTTTGCTGCGCCTGAAGGCTATGCAGGTGCGTGGCGCTCAGCCTCAATGGCCCGTTGGCGGCTTGCCCGCGACCCGGCATACTGTGGCCCACGCTGTACCAATCCCCTTTCCCCTCGTTCCATTCGCACCAATACCAATGGTCGACAGGGCCCAACAGCGTGTCGAGCTCCAGGGAGTCCATGTCCCGGACCATCCCTCGCAAAGCGCGCGGCTCGTGCAGCCTCAACAGCGGCTGCGTCCCGTCCGGCAATAGCGCGTGCCGCTGGCTGCGCAGGTGCTCCAATACCGTATTGAAAGATTGGTCGGATAAAAGCAATCCGCCCCAGTGCAACCGAACCCAAGGTTGCATGAACGCCTGCAGCAAAGGCGAATCGCTGCGGGCCTGAATCAGCAAGGGCCCATCCCGATGCTGGGAGGCATATTCGGTATGGCTGTATACCCAGGCATGCCAGATGCGGTGATCCAGCTTACGCACGATGGCCTCCAGCTCCGGCTCCAAGCCTGCGTCCAGAATCAGGAGCAGTTGAGGCGACTGCTGGACGCGCGCCAGCAGCGCATCGGGTGTCGTAGGCTGGAGCGTCATGGGCTCACCCTCAACCGGCCACAGGGGCAATGCTCAAGAGGACACGTGCCGTCGCTGCGCATGGCGCACAAACTGTTGAGCGCGCGTCCTTGCTCTGCAACGCCTTTGATGCTCAGTTGGTTGCCTGAACCACCGCTCTGACTTATTGGCCCCTTCAGCTGTATGGCGATAGCTTCCAAAGTGATGCCGCCACTATCGATGGTGATCGTCCCCCCGGGGCCTTTAATGACGATGTTTTCGCTGGCCTGCAAATCGTACTTAAGCGTCTTGCGCTCGATGCTTTTTCCGGCAGCAAGCTGATGGTGTCCCCGTACGGTGAACGCCACGTGGCCGCCCACATCGATCAGGTGGTTCGCCATGGTCTTGTCGATCCGATGGTTCCCCACCTCTTCGATTCGATCCTTGGCCGTGCGGATGACGTGATTGCGGCCGATGTCCAGAAAGTCGTCCTGTGTGACGCTGTGCCGCCTGTCATTGCCGATGGTGACATGCTCGTCATTGCCCACCGTTTCCTTGCGGTCGTGGCCGATGGCGATGGTCTCGTCGTGCTGGACCTGTTCGCTGCGGTCATTGCCGATGAAGGTGGATTCGTTGTGGTTGACGTGGATGTTCTGGTCCTTCTGCGCATGGACGTAGATTTCTTCCCGATCCAGCTCATCCTCGAAGCGCAGCTCGTTGTAGCCATCGCCCTTGTGCGATTTGCTCCTGATCGTCATCCGCGTCTTGTGCAGCGGCAATTCGTAGGGCGGCAGGTTGATCGCGCGATAAGTGCGTCCGGTGATGATGGGCTGATCGCAGTCGCCATCCAGGAAATCGACGATCACTTCCTGGCCGATGCGCGGGATGGCCATGTGGCCCCAGGCCGCGCCCGCCCAGTTCTGCGAGACGCGGATCCAGCAGGAGCTGTGTTCGTCATTGCGGCCCAATCGGTCCCAGGGGAATTGGACCTTCACGCGACCGTAGGCGTCGCAGTAGATTTCTTCGTTGGCAGGTCCCACGACCGAGGCGATCTGCGGGCCGTCGATGCGGGGTTTAAGGGCTGGTTCCGGCTTCCAGTCCACCTTGTCCGGCACGATGTCGGCGGTGTAGCGGTATTAGGTGCCTTGCGCGGCGTCGGCACCGTCTTCCTGCTGGCTCGTGTGCTGGATGCCGTGGTGCTGCATGCGCACGGGGCGCCAACCGTGGTTCCAGTCTTCGCGCGGGTGGCCGGTCAGGTCGAACGCCACGCCGGGAATGAGGCGCGGGTCGTCACCTTCGACGCGGGCCATGCGGGCGTCGCGCCGTAGACCGAGGAGGCGGCTGTGGGTGAAGGGTTTGCCGGCTTCGTCGCGTTTGTAGCGGCCGGGGTAGTCGTAGCGTTCGTAGCGGGCGTCCTGGTGATCCAGTTCGCGCGCTAACGCCGAATGCTCCTGGTCGTATTGCGGGTGGGTGTAGGTGTAGTCGCGCTGCGTCTGGCGGGCGGTGCGCACGTGTTCGGCGTACGTGAATCGGCGCAGTGCGGGCTCGGGCTGGTCTCCACCTGGTGTGGGGTTGTAGATGACCGGGCCGCCATCGATCGCGCCGTGGACGTAGATGCGATCTCCGTGGATCAGGCGGTGGCCCTTGTCGGTGTGAGCAAAACGGTAGAAGAATCCTTCCTCTGCCGCGAGCCGGTCGAGGAACTGCAGGTCCGTGTCGCCGGCTTGGACACAGTATTCTCGTGGGAGGTGTTCGTGGGTGGTGACCTGTTCATAGTCCGTGATGCCGTGGGATTTGATGACCTGATCCAGGATCTCCGGCACCGACTGCTGCTGGAAGATGCGCCAGTCGGAGCACAGCGACGCGCGCGCCAGCGCCGGTTCCACCACGGCGCGGTAGCGGGTGCGCCGGAAACCGGTGTCGCCCTGTTCAAAGCTGGTGACGATGCCGTGTACGTGGCGCACAGGCACATCACCGCGCCAGATCGTGAAGAGCGCAGGCTGGTCCAGCAGCGCGCCAAAGTCCACGGCCGCATCGAAGCTGGACAACGCCACGCGCAAAAGAAAGGTCTCGGACAGCGCTTCATCCAGCGTGAACTCGATGACGTCGAAGTCCACGTCGGCGGCCGCCGGCGAGAACGTGAATCGCAGATCGGATAAACGGGTCATCTCGGTATCCTGCGCAGCCGCAACGTTGCGAGCAATCGTTGCGGCTGCCGATGGTCAAGAAGAAGACGGAATCACCGCTGGCGGCGACTCCGAGGGCTGGATTGAGCGACGCGCCAGGAGGTGCCGTAGCGCGGCGAACCGTCCTGGCTCACCCCGCTCAGCTCTCCAGCGGCTTGCGCCAGTCGTCCGAGGCTTCCGTGCCCGCGATCGCGTGGGTCCAGGTGATCTTGCGATACGCCATGGCCACCTTGATGAGCTGCGTGTAGTCGGCGTTGCCCGGGTCCTGCGCGTGCGGCAGGACGCTGGTGATGTCCACGATCGTGGCGTCTTCCAGTTCGGTGGTGAAGAAGTGTTCCTGCTTGCCGTCGATGGACGTGCGGTACCACTTCACTTCGACCTTGGGCAGCATTTCGCCGGCGGCCAGGGCCTGGTACATGAGCGGCGTGGCCTTGTTCAGCGCGCTGGTGAAGATGAACGGCTTGTGCACGCGCTGGCCCGAAGGCTGGCCGCTTTGCGGGTCGGTGGGGGTGTTGACGCGGTGCTCGATCTCTTGGACCAGGATCTGGTCTTCGTGGCCTTCCACGTAGACGTTGCCGACCGAGTCGGCGGTGAAGGCGCCCTGGGTGATGTTGCCCTGGGTTTTGCCGGTGATGCTGATGTAGGCGGGAGTAGGCATTGACGGATTCCTTGTCGTCGTGAGGCCCGTTGGGGCCGAAGCATCCCGAAGGTGGGATGCGGCGACATATGCGAAATCCGTGCCAGGTGGGTCAGCGCGGGAGAAACCCTTGAAGAATCAAAGGGCTACGAGGAATTTGGCGGGATGCCATAAGGACTGCCGCAGGGGCAGCGTGACGCAAACCCGGGTTTTGACCGAGAAATCGGGCCAAATTTGGCTCGCCGCGTCATAAGCCCTTGATAACCAAGCACTTCGAGCGGGCCATTTTTGGCCCGGGCGGGTCAAATCTGGCCCGCCCCCTATTCAGGCGGACGAGAAACCGTGTGAAGGACTGCCGGGAAAGCAATCCCGCAAAAAAAGGGCGAGCCCACAGGACTCGCCCTTTTGCCTTGAGCGCCGCCTGCCAGCGGCGCCACGGACTTACTGAACCACCTGGGCCAGCTTGCCCGACGCGTATTGCGCGGCGACTTCGGTCAGCGGCAGCGGCTTGATCTTGCTGGCGTTGCCGGCCGTGCCGAATTCCGTGTAGCGAGCGACACAGATCGCCTTGGCGGCGGCGCGGGCCGGCTTGAGGTATTCGCGCGGGTCGAACTTTTCGGGGTTCTCGGCGAAGAAGCGGCGGATGGCGCCGGTCATGGCCAGACGGATATCGGTGTCGATATTGATCTTGCGCACGCCGTACTTGATGGCTTCCTGGATTTCCTCGACGGGCACGCCGTAGGTTTCCTTCATGTTGCCGCCGAATTCGCGGATCTCGGCCAGCAGTTCCTGCGGCACGCTGGAGCTGC includes:
- a CDS encoding Hcp family type VI secretion system effector; amino-acid sequence: MPTPAYISITGKTQGNITQGAFTADSVGNVYVEGHEDQILVQEIEHRVNTPTDPQSGQPSGQRVHKPFIFTSALNKATPLMYQALAAGEMLPKVEVKWYRTSIDGKQEHFFTTELEDATIVDITSVLPHAQDPGNADYTQLIKVAMAYRKITWTHAIAGTEASDDWRKPLES
- a CDS encoding DUF4123 domain-containing protein, giving the protein MTLQPTTPDALLARVQQSPQLLLILDAGLEPELEAIVRKLDHRIWHAWVYSHTEYASQHRDGPLLIQARSDSPLLQAFMQPWVRLHWGGLLLSDQSFNTVLEHLRSQRHALLPDGTQPLLRLHEPRALRGMVRDMDSLELDTLLGPVDHWYWCEWNEGKGDWYSVGHSMPGRGQAANGPLRLSATHLHSLQAQQTQYRNMQFVRRLLASGIAALDGIDEATMLTYVQKHTEDAFSRGFENNEDMLGFLDVYFRYHEQLFEKQSALARIMGDLKTPAWRRLLRAHALMEGITA